A stretch of the Ornithodoros turicata isolate Travis chromosome 4, ASM3712646v1, whole genome shotgun sequence genome encodes the following:
- the LOC135390954 gene encoding tRNA:m(4)X modification enzyme TRM13 homolog isoform X1 yields the protein MAERIVCLHVLMFSCTPTADSFSREMTDRKQCSYVLPKKRRRCRMKAFSEYDYCGEHLLIADVTLDSDHERIVCPLDPTHTCFVSLLEKHLKKCNARHKNNQVYFVENCNSGIQTPIAVHKVALNDLSDEQLEAVITKMDSIYKKHVNEPHWHLNCAGEELEEEIDRFSGSSVAVKHLRQQAALLGLAREHNLLSLEDVCYAEFGAGRGRLAYWIAKSIPEQGCSVLLVDRAAPRHKFENKLDDSFTAVERIRIDIQHLELGNVESVKRHRGNVVGFCKHLCGEATDFALRCMTTSKSSRDTELHLQGAVMAVCCHHRCSWNSFVGRSHLELWGISQADFAVLRCLAGWATCACSQDGSKSEKDEVDENEQKEGSNVQRVTRLCLSVAERQEIGRRCKLLLDTARVAYLTQLGFRASVVYFVTPCVTPENVAILVLPPSQVTGASD from the exons ATGGCAGAGCGCATCGTCTGCTTACACGTGCTCATGTTTTCGTGTACACCGACAGCTGACTCCTTTTCGAGGGAAATGACTGACAGAAAGCAGTGTTCCTACGTATTACCTAAAAAGCGGAGACGCTGTCGCATGAAAGCATTCTCCGAATACGACTACTGCGGAGAACACCTTCTAATCGCAGATGTGACACTG GATTCAGACCATGAAAGGATAGTATGCCCATTGGATCCTACTCA TACCTGCTTCGTGTCACTTCTAGAAAAACATCTTAAAAAATGCAACGCGAGACATAAAAACAACCAG GTGTATTTTGTGGAGAATTGCAACTCTGGCATTCAGACCCCTATTGCAGTTCATAAG GTTGCACTAAACGACCTGTCCGACGAACAACTTGAAGCAGTCATAACAAAAATGGACTCTATATACAAAA AACATGTCAACGAACCCCACTGGCACCTGAACTGTGCGGGTGAGGAGCTAGAAGAAGAAATCGATCGTTTTTCCGGTTCATCTGTGGCCGTAAAACACTTGAGGCAGCAGGCTGCACTATTGGGCCTGGCCAGGGAACACAACCTGCTAAGCTTAGAGGATGTTTGTTATGCAGAATTTGGAGCTGGAAGAG GACGACTCGCATATTGGATTGCAAAGAGCATACCTGAACAGGGGTGCAGTGTCCTCCTAGTGGATCGTGCAGCACCAAGACACAAG TTTGAGAACAAGCTGGACGACAGTTTCACAGCAGTGGAGAGGATAAGGATCGACATCCAGCATCTAGAGTTAG GAAATGTGGAGAGCGTGAAAAGACACAGAGGCAATGTGGTTGGGTTCTGCAAGCACCTCTGTGGCGAAGCAACCG ATTTTGCTCTACGATGCATGACGACATCCAAAAGTAGCAGAGATACAGAGTT GCACCTACAAGGGGCAGTGATGGCAGTGTGCTGCCACCATCGGTGTTCTTGGAATTCCTTCGTCGGCCGATCCCACCTGGAACTCTGGGGCATCTCTCAGGCAGACTTCGCCGTCCTGCGTTGCCTGGCCGGATGGGCTACGTGCGCCTGTTCCCAGGATG GGTCAAAGTCTGAAAAGGATGAGGTCGATGAGAATGAACAGAAAGAAGGAAGCAACGTACAAAG GGTCACCCGTTTGTGTCTGTCCGTGGCCGAGAGGCAGGAAATCGGCAGGCGCTGCAAGCTGCTCCTAGACACGGCTCGTGTGGCCTACCTCACCCAGTTGGGCTTCAGGGCAAGCGTGGTGTACTTTGTGACACCGTGTGTGACACCCGAGAATGTCGCCATCTTGGTTCTCCCTCCTTCACAGGTGACGGGTGCCTCTGATTAG
- the LOC135390954 gene encoding tRNA:m(4)X modification enzyme TRM13 homolog isoform X2, giving the protein MAERIVCLHVLMFSCTPTADSFSREMTDRKQCSYVLPKKRRRCRMKAFSEYDYCGEHLLIADVTLDSDHERIVCPLDPTHTCFVSLLEKHLKKCNARHKNNQVYFVENCNSGIQTPIAVHKVALNDLSDEQLEAVITKMDSIYKKHVNEPHWHLNCAGEELEEEIDRFSGSSVAVKHLRQQAALLGLAREHNLLSLEDVCYAEFGAGRGRLAYWIAKSIPEQGCSVLLVDRAAPRHKFENKLDDSFTAVERIRIDIQHLELGNVESVKRHRGNVVGFCKHLCGEATDFALRCMTTSKSSRDTELHLQGAVMAVCCHHRCSWNSFVGRSHLELWGISQADFAVLRCLAGWATCACSQDGSKSEKDEVDENEQKEGSNVQRVTRLCLSVAERQEIGRRCKLLLDTARVAYLTQLGFRASVVYFVTPCVTPENVAILVLPPSQNEG; this is encoded by the exons ATGGCAGAGCGCATCGTCTGCTTACACGTGCTCATGTTTTCGTGTACACCGACAGCTGACTCCTTTTCGAGGGAAATGACTGACAGAAAGCAGTGTTCCTACGTATTACCTAAAAAGCGGAGACGCTGTCGCATGAAAGCATTCTCCGAATACGACTACTGCGGAGAACACCTTCTAATCGCAGATGTGACACTG GATTCAGACCATGAAAGGATAGTATGCCCATTGGATCCTACTCA TACCTGCTTCGTGTCACTTCTAGAAAAACATCTTAAAAAATGCAACGCGAGACATAAAAACAACCAG GTGTATTTTGTGGAGAATTGCAACTCTGGCATTCAGACCCCTATTGCAGTTCATAAG GTTGCACTAAACGACCTGTCCGACGAACAACTTGAAGCAGTCATAACAAAAATGGACTCTATATACAAAA AACATGTCAACGAACCCCACTGGCACCTGAACTGTGCGGGTGAGGAGCTAGAAGAAGAAATCGATCGTTTTTCCGGTTCATCTGTGGCCGTAAAACACTTGAGGCAGCAGGCTGCACTATTGGGCCTGGCCAGGGAACACAACCTGCTAAGCTTAGAGGATGTTTGTTATGCAGAATTTGGAGCTGGAAGAG GACGACTCGCATATTGGATTGCAAAGAGCATACCTGAACAGGGGTGCAGTGTCCTCCTAGTGGATCGTGCAGCACCAAGACACAAG TTTGAGAACAAGCTGGACGACAGTTTCACAGCAGTGGAGAGGATAAGGATCGACATCCAGCATCTAGAGTTAG GAAATGTGGAGAGCGTGAAAAGACACAGAGGCAATGTGGTTGGGTTCTGCAAGCACCTCTGTGGCGAAGCAACCG ATTTTGCTCTACGATGCATGACGACATCCAAAAGTAGCAGAGATACAGAGTT GCACCTACAAGGGGCAGTGATGGCAGTGTGCTGCCACCATCGGTGTTCTTGGAATTCCTTCGTCGGCCGATCCCACCTGGAACTCTGGGGCATCTCTCAGGCAGACTTCGCCGTCCTGCGTTGCCTGGCCGGATGGGCTACGTGCGCCTGTTCCCAGGATG GGTCAAAGTCTGAAAAGGATGAGGTCGATGAGAATGAACAGAAAGAAGGAAGCAACGTACAAAG GGTCACCCGTTTGTGTCTGTCCGTGGCCGAGAGGCAGGAAATCGGCAGGCGCTGCAAGCTGCTCCTAGACACGGCTCGTGTGGCCTACCTCACCCAGTTGGGCTTCAGGGCAAGCGTGGTGTACTTTGTGACACCGTGTGTGACACCCGAGAATGTCGCCATCTTGGTTCTCCCTCCTTCACAG aATGAAGGATGA
- the LOC135390954 gene encoding tRNA:m(4)X modification enzyme TRM13 homolog isoform X3, whose translation MTDRKQCSYVLPKKRRRCRMKAFSEYDYCGEHLLIADVTLDSDHERIVCPLDPTHTCFVSLLEKHLKKCNARHKNNQVYFVENCNSGIQTPIAVHKVALNDLSDEQLEAVITKMDSIYKKHVNEPHWHLNCAGEELEEEIDRFSGSSVAVKHLRQQAALLGLAREHNLLSLEDVCYAEFGAGRGRLAYWIAKSIPEQGCSVLLVDRAAPRHKFENKLDDSFTAVERIRIDIQHLELGNVESVKRHRGNVVGFCKHLCGEATDFALRCMTTSKSSRDTELHLQGAVMAVCCHHRCSWNSFVGRSHLELWGISQADFAVLRCLAGWATCACSQDGSKSEKDEVDENEQKEGSNVQRVTRLCLSVAERQEIGRRCKLLLDTARVAYLTQLGFRASVVYFVTPCVTPENVAILVLPPSQVTGASD comes from the exons ATGACTGACAGAAAGCAGTGTTCCTACGTATTACCTAAAAAGCGGAGACGCTGTCGCATGAAAGCATTCTCCGAATACGACTACTGCGGAGAACACCTTCTAATCGCAGATGTGACACTG GATTCAGACCATGAAAGGATAGTATGCCCATTGGATCCTACTCA TACCTGCTTCGTGTCACTTCTAGAAAAACATCTTAAAAAATGCAACGCGAGACATAAAAACAACCAG GTGTATTTTGTGGAGAATTGCAACTCTGGCATTCAGACCCCTATTGCAGTTCATAAG GTTGCACTAAACGACCTGTCCGACGAACAACTTGAAGCAGTCATAACAAAAATGGACTCTATATACAAAA AACATGTCAACGAACCCCACTGGCACCTGAACTGTGCGGGTGAGGAGCTAGAAGAAGAAATCGATCGTTTTTCCGGTTCATCTGTGGCCGTAAAACACTTGAGGCAGCAGGCTGCACTATTGGGCCTGGCCAGGGAACACAACCTGCTAAGCTTAGAGGATGTTTGTTATGCAGAATTTGGAGCTGGAAGAG GACGACTCGCATATTGGATTGCAAAGAGCATACCTGAACAGGGGTGCAGTGTCCTCCTAGTGGATCGTGCAGCACCAAGACACAAG TTTGAGAACAAGCTGGACGACAGTTTCACAGCAGTGGAGAGGATAAGGATCGACATCCAGCATCTAGAGTTAG GAAATGTGGAGAGCGTGAAAAGACACAGAGGCAATGTGGTTGGGTTCTGCAAGCACCTCTGTGGCGAAGCAACCG ATTTTGCTCTACGATGCATGACGACATCCAAAAGTAGCAGAGATACAGAGTT GCACCTACAAGGGGCAGTGATGGCAGTGTGCTGCCACCATCGGTGTTCTTGGAATTCCTTCGTCGGCCGATCCCACCTGGAACTCTGGGGCATCTCTCAGGCAGACTTCGCCGTCCTGCGTTGCCTGGCCGGATGGGCTACGTGCGCCTGTTCCCAGGATG GGTCAAAGTCTGAAAAGGATGAGGTCGATGAGAATGAACAGAAAGAAGGAAGCAACGTACAAAG GGTCACCCGTTTGTGTCTGTCCGTGGCCGAGAGGCAGGAAATCGGCAGGCGCTGCAAGCTGCTCCTAGACACGGCTCGTGTGGCCTACCTCACCCAGTTGGGCTTCAGGGCAAGCGTGGTGTACTTTGTGACACCGTGTGTGACACCCGAGAATGTCGCCATCTTGGTTCTCCCTCCTTCACAGGTGACGGGTGCCTCTGATTAG